CCACAACCGGTGGTATATACGGGAAGATCAATGATGTTAAGGAGCGTACAGTAACATTGGAGATTGCTGATAACGTGCTTATTAAGGTTGATAAAACTGCGGTCACGGCCGAACCCGCAGAACAGAGCACAGCCAGGAAATAAACAATCAGCTTTGGAAAACGGTTTCCTCCAGAAATGGCCCAGGGTCCGGGAAGGCCAGAAACTCCAGTTTCGAAAACGAATTCTGTTGTTTTCTGTGTTCCTTTTGATTTCGGCAGCTATCTGGTTGCTCAATGCATTGAGCAAAAACTATACTTCCGTCATTGAGTATCCCCTGGTCTACACAGATTTTCCTGAAGATAAGGTTAAGGTGGGTGAAATGCCCGGCCACCTTCAGCTTCAGATTAATGCCCATGGTTATGCCCTTTTGCGCTATAAAATGTTTCGGAAACCGGTTCCTATCAGTTTTAAAGTATCTGCCTTCAATCTGAACAGGAGACAGGACAGCAGCAGTGCCTATATTCTGACCCGTTATCTGAGAGACGAGATTGCCAGACAGCTGCCTGCAGAATTGCAATTGCTGGGGATCCAGCCGGATACTTTACATTTCAGATTTGCTGAAAGCGTGACACGCATGGTGAAGATTCGGCCCGATTTTACCTATACAATCGAGAAGCAATTTACCATCAAGGATGAGATTTTTCTCAGTCCTGATTCCGTCGAAGTTACAGGTCCCGATCTGTTCCTGGATACTCTTTCTTATGTATACACTGATCGATATGACCTGGGAGTACTTACGCGAAATTTCAGCGACAAGGTGCGCCTGAAAAAGCAGCCCGATCTGAAATACAATATTTCCCGGGTGAACTGTTCCATCGAACTGGAGAGGTTTACAGAATTGCAGGTTACGGTTCCCATCGAAGTGCTTAACCTTCCTGACAGTATTCTCCTTCAGACTTTTCCTTCAAATGTGAAACTCAACTGCAAGGTGGGTTTAAGCAAATATGACAGGATTGAAAGCTATCCTTTCAGGGCAGTGGTGGATTACGAAAAGATTGATGAGCGGCTTACAAGCCTGAGTGTTACCATTCAGAATCTGCCCAATTACCTTCTCGGGTATGAGTATTATCCCAGGACTGTTGAATACCTGAAGTTTAGAAAGTGATGTTCATAGTTGGTATAACAGGAGGGATAGGTAGTGGTAAAAGCCTGGTTTGTAGTATTTTGAATAAATTTGGGGTGCCGGTGTACAGTGCTGATGCTGAAGCCAGAAGATTGATGAATACCGACAGCAACATTCGTAGTGCCATTTTGCAAATCTTTGGAGAGAGAGCCTATTCGGGGGCTGGTTTAAACAGGGAGTATCTGGCTGAAACGGTTTTTGGAGATGCGGATAAGCTTTCCAGGCTTAATGAACTGGTTCATCCGGCAGTGGGTGATGACTTTATCCGCTGGGCGGACATGCAAAAGGAAGCTCCTTATGTGATCGAAGAGGCAGCCATCCTTTATGAAAGCGGCGCTTACGAGAAGATGCATCTTACGGTTCTGATTTACGCACCCCGGGAGCTTAGAATCAAAAGGGTTATGGAACGCGACCAGGTGGGACGGAAGGATGTTTTGAAGCGAATGGGCCATCAGCTCAGTGAAGAAGAGAAAATGAATATGGCTGATCACATCATCCATAATGATGGAACGCAGATGCTTCTTCCCCAGGTGACAGAATTGCATCAAACGATTTTAAACAGCATAGATTAAGTTATGGCAAAATTTGGAAAATGGGTTGGACTTGGACTGGGGTGGGCCCTGGGTGGTCCTATTGGCGGCATTCTGGGTCTGGCAGTGGGTTCAATTTTTGATACCGGAACCAGTGCCGAGCCAGGCCAGGCCAGGCGTCCCGGGTCCCAGACCCTGCGTGGAGATTATGCGGCTTCTCTCCTGGTTCTTATTGCTGCTGTTATGAAAGCGGATGGCCGGGTGATGAAGAGTGAACTGGATTATGTGAAACGCTATTTCGTCACCCGTTTCGGCAGCGATACAGCCAACGAAGCCGTAGTGATGCTAAGAGATATTCTGAAGCAGGAAATACCCCTGAGGGATGTGACCAACCAGCTTTCGCAACGCCTCGACTATTCCTATCGCCTGGAGATGGTCCACTTCCTGTTTGGAATAGCCTCGGCCGACAGTTCTGTAAGTGATGACGAAAACCGGGTGATTCAGAAGATATCCGGCTACATGAGTATCACTGATTCTGATTTTCAGAGCATACGTGCCATGTTTGTGAGCCAGACCGATGCCGCCTATAAAATCCTGGAGATCGAACCTACAACCAGCGACGAAGAGGTAAAAAAAGCATACCGGAGGATGGCCATGAAGTATCACCCCGATAAGGTGAGCCATCTTGGGGAGGACTTTAAGAAGGTGGCCCATGAAAAATTCAGGAAGGTACAGGGGGCATACGACAAGATAAAGAAAGAGCGTGGTTTGAAATAGAAGTTTTATATTTGCATCACTTTAATCTGAGGTATGAAGACGATTCAACTAAAAGACATACTTTCCATTTCCGGAAAGAGCGGACTGTATAAATTTATTGCACAGGCCCGTAACGGGATTGTGGTAGAATCCCTGGAGGAGCAAAAGAGGCACGTGGCACCAGCCACTGCAGGGGTGAGTTCATTGGTGGATATCGCCATTTTTACCACTGATGAAGAGCTTCCCCTGGCAGATATTTTTTATCTGATCCATGAGAAAGCCGAAGGGAAACAGACCCTTTCTCATAAAGCTCCTGTGGATGAATTGAAAAAACTGTTTAAAGAGATTGTTCCGGACTACGATGAAAGCCGGGTATATGCTTCCGATATCAAGAAGGTGTTCCAATGGTATAACCAGCTGAATAAGAATGGGATGCTCGAGGTAATCGATAAGGAGGAAGAAGAGCAGGAAGCTGGCGGGCAGGAACAAGCGGACGGTCAGTCTGAAAAAACGGAGGACTCCTCTAAGTAGATTTGGCTTCCTGCCAGAGCTCTTCCATCTCTTCAAGAGTCATCTCCTTCAAAGACCGGTTCATTTCCCGGGCTTTTTTTTCCAGGAACTTGAATCTGCGGATGAATTTTTTATTGCTTCGTTCCAGGGCTGTTTCCGGTTCAATATCATAGAGCCGGGCCGCATTGACCAGGGAGAACAAAAGGTCTCCAATTTCTTCTTCCATCTTCTTTTGTTCCTGACCCTTATTCAGTTCGTATTTCACTTCCTGAATCTCTTCGTTTACCTTGTCCCAAACCTGTTCTCTCAATTCCCAGTCGAAACCTACTGCCCTTGCCTTATCCTGTATCCGGTGTGCTTTGATCATGGCTGGCAGTGATACGGGAACGCCCGCAAGCACACTTCGGTTTCCTTCTTTCATTTTAAGTTCTTCCCAGTTTTCCAGAACCTCAACCGCGTCTTTCACTTTCCTCTCACCGAATACATGGGGATGCCTGAAGATCAGCTTTTCACATATGCCATTCAAGACATCAGCCACATCGAAGGCCCCTTTTTCCGCGCCGATCCTGGAATAAAATACGATATGCAGCATCAGATCGCCCAGCTCCTTTCGGATCTCCTTCAGGTCCTGCTCCATAATGGCATCTGCCAGTTCATAGGTCTCTTCGATCGTCAGGTTCCTGAGGCTCTCCAGAGTCTGTTCCCGGTCCCACGGACACTTCTCCCTTAATTCGTCCATAACCAGAAGAAGACGTTCAAAGGCCTTTAACTTCTCATCCATACTATGCATACTATCCTTCTTTGAATTCAACCCTGATTGTTGAGTTTGTATTTAGTTTCAGCAAACCTGCGGCATTTCCGTTCCTGATGGCGATCTCCAGCAATCCGGCGGAATTAAATATGGCCAGCAGTTCGCCCGGATCCGTCTCATTATACCGCTGATTGATCCGGTAAATCACATAGTGCTTGCTCTGCACATAAATCTCAAATTTCTTTCCCTCTCCAATCCTTGTAAACAGGTCCCTGGAGATATTTGTGATGGCATTCTGGTAGGAGTCTATATAGATGACGCTTCCGATGATGGTTTTGTCTTCAATGGTTGCCCTCAGGGGAGTCTGCCGGTTATAATCTTTAAACGGCGGACCCAGTTCGGAAAGAGAAGTGCCTCCGGCCAGTTTGCAGGCGGCCCGTGCAAAAACAGTCAGGCTTATAAAAGTATCCGGATTATCTGCGAAATCATGAGTTAAGCTGATCACCTCCTCCGGATCGTTTCCTCCCAGGAGCCCCAGGATGCCATTATCGGCGCAGAGGAAGAAGTGCTGGTCTTTTCTTGCCGCCAGCAGCTCTCCGCCCGGCTCC
This genomic stretch from Bacteroidales bacterium harbors:
- a CDS encoding SAM-dependent chlorinase/fluorinase; translated protein: MHIITLTSDWNDNDYYVASLKGKLLSACPELQIIDINHRIKSFNSSQAAFVVRNSYPYFPDHSIHIIAVNSEPEPGGELLAARKDQHFFLCADNGILGLLGGNDPEEVISLTHDFADNPDTFISLTVFARAACKLAGGTSLSELGPPFKDYNRQTPLRATIEDKTIIGSVIYIDSYQNAITNISRDLFTRIGEGKKFEIYVQSKHYVIYRINQRYNETDPGELLAIFNSAGLLEIAIRNGNAAGLLKLNTNSTIRVEFKEG
- the coaE gene encoding dephospho-CoA kinase (Dephospho-CoA kinase (CoaE) performs the final step in coenzyme A biosynthesis.) — encoded protein: MFIVGITGGIGSGKSLVCSILNKFGVPVYSADAEARRLMNTDSNIRSAILQIFGERAYSGAGLNREYLAETVFGDADKLSRLNELVHPAVGDDFIRWADMQKEAPYVIEEAAILYESGAYEKMHLTVLIYAPRELRIKRVMERDQVGRKDVLKRMGHQLSEEEKMNMADHIIHNDGTQMLLPQVTELHQTILNSID
- a CDS encoding YbbR-like domain-containing protein → MENGFLQKWPRVREGQKLQFRKRILLFSVFLLISAAIWLLNALSKNYTSVIEYPLVYTDFPEDKVKVGEMPGHLQLQINAHGYALLRYKMFRKPVPISFKVSAFNLNRRQDSSSAYILTRYLRDEIARQLPAELQLLGIQPDTLHFRFAESVTRMVKIRPDFTYTIEKQFTIKDEIFLSPDSVEVTGPDLFLDTLSYVYTDRYDLGVLTRNFSDKVRLKKQPDLKYNISRVNCSIELERFTELQVTVPIEVLNLPDSILLQTFPSNVKLNCKVGLSKYDRIESYPFRAVVDYEKIDERLTSLSVTIQNLPNYLLGYEYYPRTVEYLKFRK
- a CDS encoding DUF5606 domain-containing protein; the protein is MKTIQLKDILSISGKSGLYKFIAQARNGIVVESLEEQKRHVAPATAGVSSLVDIAIFTTDEELPLADIFYLIHEKAEGKQTLSHKAPVDELKKLFKEIVPDYDESRVYASDIKKVFQWYNQLNKNGMLEVIDKEEEEQEAGGQEQADGQSEKTEDSSK
- a CDS encoding TerB family tellurite resistance protein, with translation MAKFGKWVGLGLGWALGGPIGGILGLAVGSIFDTGTSAEPGQARRPGSQTLRGDYAASLLVLIAAVMKADGRVMKSELDYVKRYFVTRFGSDTANEAVVMLRDILKQEIPLRDVTNQLSQRLDYSYRLEMVHFLFGIASADSSVSDDENRVIQKISGYMSITDSDFQSIRAMFVSQTDAAYKILEIEPTTSDEEVKKAYRRMAMKYHPDKVSHLGEDFKKVAHEKFRKVQGAYDKIKKERGLK
- the mazG gene encoding nucleoside triphosphate pyrophosphohydrolase; this translates as MHSMDEKLKAFERLLLVMDELREKCPWDREQTLESLRNLTIEETYELADAIMEQDLKEIRKELGDLMLHIVFYSRIGAEKGAFDVADVLNGICEKLIFRHPHVFGERKVKDAVEVLENWEELKMKEGNRSVLAGVPVSLPAMIKAHRIQDKARAVGFDWELREQVWDKVNEEIQEVKYELNKGQEQKKMEEEIGDLLFSLVNAARLYDIEPETALERSNKKFIRRFKFLEKKAREMNRSLKEMTLEEMEELWQEAKST